The Raoultibacter phocaeensis genome contains a region encoding:
- a CDS encoding cell wall-binding repeat-containing protein, with protein sequence MEQKRTSGFLAAALSLTVAITLIFGVQPAWAFVEGDQSLLSDEEIEAAIESGEVISPNDEGGVEALSEAAPTAVVEGTMMKTFSGANRYETAALQATYGWQSSRYAVVAGGYGWPDALTASSLAGALDCPVLLTPKEGLDASASQALSSLGVSHVVVVGDENAVSAAAADAIGAKGIAVERLGGADRYATQMEIYRYGADPSKNPEGRVLWGSDAVVLASGVSPADALSASPVAFCAKAPVFLADASCSLNADQLAALSSAGGFATALVMGDTNRVSKAAESAAAAASGRTERFAGADRYDTSARVAKWGIQNGFLGSWEGSAFATGQNPADALGGGALQGRERSPLLLVDDGWCGYAMPNIKTVSSVKVFGDRYAVSGSIRMEIADTINGMTYADIPGLKVYIDAGHGWNSSNNGVMDYGATGNGLTEWELTKDLADRVGKKLKNEYGMDVYVNNTGGWYKLRQTDAYNRGCDLFVSIHFNASCGSGTESYIHSYRADWKSADLQAKVHPSLVKAMGLRDRGTMDAEFAVCGGELPAVLLEVCFIDNASDIRTYLGRKDAVAKAIASGIAS encoded by the coding sequence ATGGAACAAAAACGCACAAGCGGCTTCTTAGCAGCTGCACTTTCCCTCACCGTGGCGATCACGCTTATCTTCGGCGTGCAGCCGGCGTGGGCCTTCGTCGAGGGCGACCAATCGCTTCTTTCCGACGAGGAAATCGAAGCGGCCATCGAGAGCGGCGAGGTTATTTCACCGAACGACGAGGGCGGCGTCGAAGCCCTTTCCGAGGCGGCTCCGACGGCTGTCGTCGAGGGTACCATGATGAAAACCTTCTCCGGCGCGAACCGCTACGAGACCGCGGCCCTGCAGGCGACTTACGGCTGGCAGAGCTCGCGCTACGCGGTCGTGGCGGGCGGCTACGGCTGGCCCGACGCGCTCACGGCCTCGAGCTTGGCCGGCGCGCTCGACTGCCCCGTGCTGCTCACCCCCAAGGAGGGCCTCGACGCGTCCGCCTCGCAGGCGCTCTCCTCGCTCGGCGTGTCGCACGTGGTCGTCGTGGGCGACGAGAACGCGGTCTCGGCCGCCGCGGCCGACGCGATCGGGGCCAAGGGCATCGCGGTCGAGCGCCTCGGGGGCGCGGACCGCTACGCCACCCAGATGGAGATATACCGCTACGGGGCGGACCCGTCGAAGAACCCCGAGGGCCGCGTGCTCTGGGGCTCCGACGCCGTGGTGCTCGCCTCGGGCGTGTCGCCCGCCGACGCCCTGTCGGCCTCGCCGGTCGCGTTCTGCGCCAAGGCCCCGGTCTTCCTGGCCGACGCCTCCTGCTCGCTTAACGCCGACCAGCTTGCCGCCCTCTCGTCGGCCGGCGGGTTCGCGACGGCGCTCGTCATGGGCGATACGAACCGGGTCTCGAAGGCCGCCGAGTCCGCCGCCGCGGCAGCCTCGGGGCGCACCGAGCGCTTCGCGGGGGCCGACCGCTACGACACGAGCGCGCGCGTCGCGAAGTGGGGGATCCAGAACGGCTTCCTCGGCTCCTGGGAGGGCTCCGCGTTCGCCACGGGCCAGAACCCGGCAGACGCGCTCGGCGGCGGCGCGCTGCAGGGCAGGGAGCGCTCGCCGCTCCTGCTCGTGGACGACGGGTGGTGCGGCTACGCCATGCCCAACATCAAAACCGTGTCGTCGGTCAAGGTGTTCGGCGACCGCTATGCGGTGTCGGGCTCCATCCGCATGGAGATCGCCGATACGATAAACGGCATGACCTATGCCGACATACCCGGCTTGAAGGTGTACATCGATGCGGGCCACGGGTGGAATTCGAGCAATAACGGCGTCATGGATTACGGCGCGACCGGCAACGGGCTCACCGAATGGGAGCTTACCAAGGATCTGGCCGATCGCGTGGGTAAAAAGCTCAAGAACGAGTACGGTATGGATGTGTACGTGAACAACACAGGCGGCTGGTACAAGCTGCGCCAGACCGATGCCTACAATCGCGGGTGCGATCTGTTCGTATCCATCCACTTCAACGCAAGCTGCGGCTCGGGTACCGAATCCTACATCCATTCCTACAGGGCTGATTGGAAATCGGCAGACTTGCAAGCGAAAGTCCATCCGAGCCTCGTTAAGGCCATGGGACTTCGCGATCGCGGCACGATGGATGCCGAATTCGCCGTGTGCGGGGGCGAGCTTCCCGCAGTGCTCTTGGAGGTTTGCTTCATCGACAACGCATCCGACATACGTACCTACCTTGGGAGAAAAGACGCTGTAGCGAAAGCGATCGCGTCGGGAATAGCGAGCTGA
- a CDS encoding S8 family serine peptidase — MVRIRPAIALLLSLTLACWGGFSGMQSAWADPVSPDRALVEQATMEEGGALSDESAAVPLAELLAEEAPAEVDEAAEGTAYAEGEVLVVLAPEAASSEVEQRFDEAGVAPIEPLDEPAIGGQSAVAVTVEDGASVAQKVDELMEAEEVAYAQPNYLYSFEYVPNDPVFQESESRWWHLEDIDAFRAWDSAKANKAVRVATIDSGVKTDHQDLKNNLNLASAYNTFTNQTGRDAAEDRYGHGTHVAGIIAAEADNGTGVAGSSFNAEVIPINVVHPSGQYAGKSTTADFIEALDYILDFNNRELNDIRVVNISMGGYAYDQALATSVSVATDRGIVIVAAGGNEGDKPQGTQPSYPADLRDVVSVTWYDASGTIDKRSDYGPGKTIAAPGTNIYSTLYSGVGSYGMKSGSSMASPVVAGVCALMFAANPDLSGSEVRQALYDTATDAGALGWDQYYGHGKVNAYGAVTRAIALGSGQPPENPDPPQPTPLTSTELSGADRVATSVAIAREAYPSGPGGVIIVRSDNFPDALAASSLSGALGYPILMSDSGSLSSAVSSYLRSTPTVKQAVLIGDRNSLSSRVQTSVSGLVSSCVRIGGTDRFDTAARLRSTVSQLGAGATTAVIARSDNYPDALSISPYCAASYAGLFLIAPGTAPSKAMLKELAAYERVIIVGSTDSVSGKVESSLKGSSLEVVRLAGGVGNAYSNDRYGTSAAIANWTVSQSGKGFSYNNAACATGKKFPDALAGGPLCASKRSVLLLVDSGSYSAVDAAASSGQVNHVYWLGSTDTLNSSLRAAVLSRLG; from the coding sequence ATGGTTAGAATTCGCCCCGCCATAGCCCTGCTCCTGTCCTTGACGCTTGCTTGCTGGGGCGGGTTTTCGGGTATGCAGAGCGCTTGGGCCGATCCTGTTTCACCCGATCGCGCACTTGTTGAACAAGCGACTATGGAAGAGGGCGGGGCGCTTTCTGATGAATCGGCAGCAGTCCCCCTGGCCGAGCTGCTTGCAGAAGAAGCGCCCGCCGAGGTCGACGAAGCTGCAGAGGGAACTGCGTACGCCGAGGGCGAGGTGCTCGTCGTGCTTGCGCCCGAGGCTGCCTCAAGCGAAGTCGAGCAGCGCTTCGACGAAGCGGGCGTGGCGCCGATAGAACCGCTCGACGAGCCCGCGATCGGGGGCCAGAGCGCCGTTGCCGTAACGGTCGAGGACGGCGCCTCGGTTGCCCAGAAGGTCGACGAGCTCATGGAAGCCGAAGAGGTTGCCTACGCGCAGCCGAATTATCTGTATTCGTTCGAGTACGTTCCCAACGATCCGGTGTTTCAGGAATCCGAGAGCCGATGGTGGCACCTCGAAGACATCGACGCATTCCGTGCCTGGGACAGCGCGAAGGCGAACAAAGCCGTTCGGGTGGCCACCATCGACAGCGGCGTCAAAACCGACCATCAAGATCTCAAGAACAACCTGAACCTGGCAAGCGCCTACAACACCTTCACCAACCAAACGGGAAGGGATGCAGCAGAGGACCGCTACGGTCACGGAACCCATGTGGCAGGTATCATCGCCGCAGAGGCAGACAACGGCACAGGCGTTGCGGGCTCTTCCTTCAACGCCGAGGTGATCCCTATCAACGTCGTGCATCCGAGCGGCCAGTACGCCGGGAAAAGCACCACGGCCGATTTCATCGAGGCGCTCGACTACATTCTGGACTTCAACAACCGAGAGCTCAACGACATCCGCGTCGTCAACATCTCCATGGGCGGCTACGCTTACGACCAGGCTCTGGCCACAAGCGTTTCGGTTGCTACGGACAGAGGCATCGTGATTGTGGCGGCAGGAGGAAACGAGGGGGACAAACCTCAGGGCACGCAGCCGTCCTATCCCGCCGATCTCCGCGATGTCGTTTCGGTGACATGGTACGATGCTTCCGGCACGATCGACAAGCGTTCCGACTACGGTCCGGGAAAGACCATCGCCGCTCCGGGTACGAACATCTATAGTACGCTCTACAGCGGCGTCGGGTCGTACGGCATGAAATCGGGCTCGTCGATGGCTTCGCCTGTCGTGGCGGGGGTATGCGCGCTCATGTTCGCGGCGAACCCCGATCTTTCGGGAAGCGAGGTGCGGCAGGCCCTCTACGATACCGCTACCGACGCGGGGGCTCTGGGATGGGATCAGTACTACGGCCACGGGAAGGTGAATGCGTACGGCGCCGTCACGCGCGCGATCGCCTTAGGCTCGGGACAGCCTCCGGAGAACCCGGACCCGCCCCAACCGACACCTCTCACGTCTACCGAGCTCTCGGGAGCCGACCGCGTAGCGACGAGCGTTGCCATTGCCCGGGAAGCGTATCCAAGCGGCCCAGGCGGCGTCATCATCGTACGCTCCGACAACTTCCCCGATGCGCTTGCTGCCTCGTCGCTTTCCGGCGCGCTCGGCTATCCCATCCTCATGAGCGATTCAGGCTCGCTGTCGTCGGCGGTTTCGAGCTACCTACGAAGCACGCCGACCGTCAAGCAGGCGGTGCTCATCGGAGATCGAAACTCGCTCTCATCGCGCGTTCAGACGAGCGTATCCGGTCTCGTGTCGTCGTGCGTTCGCATCGGCGGAACGGATCGCTTCGATACGGCTGCGCGACTCCGCTCTACCGTTTCTCAGCTCGGGGCCGGCGCAACGACGGCGGTCATCGCACGAAGCGACAATTACCCCGATGCGCTCTCGATTTCGCCGTATTGTGCGGCTTCCTATGCGGGATTGTTCCTCATCGCCCCGGGTACGGCGCCGAGCAAGGCGATGCTCAAAGAACTTGCCGCCTACGAGCGCGTCATCATCGTGGGCAGCACCGATTCGGTGTCAGGCAAGGTGGAAAGCTCGCTCAAGGGCTCTTCGCTCGAAGTCGTCCGCCTGGCGGGGGGCGTGGGAAACGCGTATTCGAACGATCGGTACGGCACATCGGCTGCCATTGCGAATTGGACTGTCTCCCAGTCGGGCAAAGGGTTCTCATACAACAATGCCGCATGCGCGACGGGAAAGAAATTCCCCGATGCGTTGGCCGGGGGACCGTTGTGCGCTAGCAAGCGATCCGTGCTGCTCCTCGTCGACTCCGGATCGTATTCGGCCGTCGATGCCGCGGCTTCGTCGGGGCAGGTGAACCATGTGTACTGGCTCGGCTCGACCGACACGCTCAACTCGTCGCTGCGCGCTGCCGTGCTTTCCCGCCTCGGGTAG
- a CDS encoding GtrA family protein gives MNRLIAQIMKFGVVGAIAFVIDYGLLVFLTEVFGIEYLISATISFTVSVVFNYLASMRYVFAHKEGLSRRREFALFVILSVIGLLINNVCLWLGVDVFGIDYRISKIVVTAIVMVWNFVTRKLFLDAGTER, from the coding sequence ATGAACAGGCTCATCGCGCAGATCATGAAATTCGGCGTCGTCGGAGCTATTGCCTTCGTCATCGATTACGGCCTGCTCGTTTTCCTCACGGAAGTGTTCGGCATAGAATACCTCATCAGCGCTACGATATCGTTTACGGTGTCCGTGGTGTTCAACTACCTCGCATCGATGCGCTACGTATTCGCGCACAAAGAAGGATTGAGCCGCCGTCGGGAATTCGCCCTCTTCGTCATCTTGTCGGTAATCGGTCTTCTCATTAACAACGTATGCCTCTGGCTTGGTGTCGACGTGTTCGGCATCGATTACCGGATCTCGAAGATAGTCGTGACGGCAATCGTTATGGTGTGGAATTTCGTGACTCGGAAACTGTTTCTCGACGCAGGAACCGAGAGATAA
- a CDS encoding cell wall-binding repeat-containing protein: MEKQSQTNAKQSRFRSGMARASVRVALACMLAVGLMPSLAFAEDAGQSETYEQSEGTPFASAITDEEIASVLSESDSEAQDALIVPLSVDSREVSAQGAVRPFSGANRYETAALQATYGWQSSRYAVVAGGYGWPDALTASSLAGALDCPVLLTPKEGLDASASQALSSLGVSHVVVVGDENAVSAAAADAIGAKGIAVERLGGADRYATQMEIYRYGADPSKNPEGRVLWGSDAVVLASGVSPADALSASPVAFCAKAPVFLADASCSLNADQLAALSSAGGFATALVMGDTNRVSKAAESAAAAASGRTERFAGADRYDTSARVAKWGIQNGFLGSWEGSAFATGQNPADALGGGALQGRERSPLLLVDDGWCGYATSVLKGSGVSYVKFFGDTPSVSSTSRVTLISALNLARVAYTDYSISLSALADLEVKAVSGEGYPQYSKSQVLESLDPNNFAFGTRSYYQFAVLTDGYSGIVSASQLNSFIASTSNGRNGMLAGTGEYFVEAAKTYGMNEVYLLSNAILESGWGTSTLAKGYYYDGKTEIGGKKYPAGTYYNFFGIGAYDGSPLAGGRSMAIKEGWNTPKKAILGAAKWISANYHKPTVSSGAVSGPQNTLYRMKWDVQRAVLKGEVWHQYATSRTWATGISSVMFDCYTYNSIPVDKAGLRFDVPRYR; the protein is encoded by the coding sequence ATGGAAAAACAATCTCAAACGAATGCAAAGCAGTCCCGTTTTCGCAGTGGCATGGCGCGCGCATCCGTGCGTGTTGCACTTGCCTGTATGCTTGCCGTCGGCTTGATGCCCTCGCTCGCTTTCGCCGAAGACGCTGGGCAAAGCGAGACGTACGAGCAGTCGGAAGGCACGCCGTTCGCGAGCGCGATAACCGACGAGGAGATCGCCTCCGTACTATCGGAATCGGATAGCGAAGCCCAAGATGCCTTGATCGTCCCCTTGTCGGTCGATTCCCGCGAGGTTTCCGCCCAAGGGGCGGTGCGGCCGTTCTCCGGCGCGAACCGCTACGAGACCGCGGCCCTGCAGGCGACTTACGGCTGGCAGAGCTCGCGCTACGCGGTCGTGGCGGGCGGCTACGGCTGGCCCGACGCGCTCACGGCCTCGAGCTTGGCCGGCGCGCTCGACTGCCCCGTGCTGCTCACCCCCAAGGAGGGCCTCGACGCGTCCGCCTCGCAGGCGCTCTCCTCGCTCGGCGTGTCGCACGTGGTCGTCGTGGGCGACGAGAACGCGGTCTCGGCCGCCGCGGCCGACGCGATCGGGGCCAAGGGCATCGCGGTCGAGCGCCTCGGGGGCGCGGACCGCTACGCCACCCAGATGGAGATATACCGCTACGGGGCGGACCCGTCGAAGAACCCCGAGGGCCGCGTGCTCTGGGGCTCCGACGCCGTGGTGCTCGCCTCGGGCGTGTCGCCCGCCGACGCCCTGTCGGCCTCGCCGGTCGCGTTCTGCGCCAAGGCCCCGGTCTTCCTGGCCGACGCCTCCTGCTCGCTCAACGCCGACCAGCTTGCCGCCCTCTCGTCGGCCGGCGGGTTCGCGACGGCGCTCGTCATGGGCGATACGAACCGGGTCTCGAAGGCCGCCGAGTCCGCCGCCGCGGCAGCCTCGGGGCGCACCGAGCGCTTCGCGGGGGCCGACCGCTACGACACGAGCGCGCGCGTCGCGAAGTGGGGGATCCAGAACGGCTTCCTCGGCTCCTGGGAGGGCTCCGCGTTCGCCACGGGCCAGAACCCGGCAGACGCGCTCGGCGGCGGCGCGCTGCAGGGCAGGGAGCGCTCGCCGCTCCTGCTCGTGGACGACGGGTGGTGCGGCTACGCTACAAGTGTGCTCAAGGGTTCGGGAGTCAGCTACGTGAAGTTCTTCGGCGATACCCCTTCGGTTTCCTCGACTTCACGAGTTACCCTCATCTCGGCTCTCAACTTGGCGCGAGTGGCGTATACCGACTACAGCATCTCCTTGAGTGCGCTCGCCGATCTTGAGGTTAAGGCAGTTTCGGGGGAGGGCTACCCCCAGTACAGCAAGAGTCAAGTGCTCGAATCCCTCGACCCGAACAACTTCGCGTTCGGCACGCGGTCGTACTACCAGTTCGCCGTTTTGACCGACGGGTACTCGGGCATCGTTTCGGCCTCGCAGCTGAATTCGTTCATCGCGAGCACTTCTAACGGGAGAAACGGCATGCTCGCGGGAACCGGCGAGTACTTCGTCGAAGCGGCGAAAACCTACGGTATGAACGAGGTGTACTTGCTCTCGAACGCGATCCTCGAAAGCGGGTGGGGCACGTCGACGCTCGCCAAGGGGTACTACTACGACGGCAAGACGGAGATCGGCGGAAAGAAGTACCCTGCGGGAACGTACTACAATTTCTTCGGCATCGGTGCCTACGACGGTTCTCCCTTGGCTGGCGGACGTTCCATGGCCATCAAGGAGGGCTGGAATACGCCGAAGAAAGCCATCCTCGGCGCCGCGAAGTGGATTTCGGCCAATTACCACAAGCCCACGGTTTCGTCGGGCGCGGTGTCGGGTCCGCAGAACACGCTGTACCGCATGAAATGGGATGTGCAACGGGCGGTGTTGAAAGGCGAGGTATGGCATCAGTACGCCACGAGCCGCACCTGGGCGACGGGCATCTCAAGCGTCATGTTCGACTGCTACACCTACAACAGCATCCCGGTGGACAAGGCGGGCCTGCGCTTCGACGTGCCGCGGTATCGCTAA
- a CDS encoding DUF6541 family protein encodes MWDTFFLSVAVGVLFLYAPGYLCLRAFKLPHAVSVACAPLVTIVAYSLLPIAYERFGIASSWESVVLPVFGCSLLLFALIRVLVRPQAAAFGADPNGAGARFENTCVQDARYLALYAALGIAVTSCVFMGTFDDAASFVQEFDNVHHINTIRAFLDSGIWSSMSSTLYPENITSFQPPFSGSAFYPSAWHCLATLLVDALGVPVALGANAVNFMLCAIVFPCSMFVLMRKLFAARREVLLFGAFTSLAFIAFPWKLLAWGPLLPNLTAFSLLPAVLFCFVSLFSIGTDRRARIASGCLFFTGSIALVFSQPNAVFSAGVLLIPFCIDRIRSACEVRADGNRSHVLRCKALFVGLFVIVVAAVWIGLFNAPFMSGVVSYVWKPLSDVPQALAHVLLYSSKETVAQAVLGMVVAVGFVRVLTIKGYRWIAASYAIMCFLFVAAASFGGLPKQLLTGFWYTDALRITAGMIMIGVPLASVGLQVVAATLIRGAQRVRKGGAPGKALSVGMSVSVAVAFAAVNYYPGYLQEGEPGPTSAFSASNNFLHVAYSLSGPKLYGVEEIAFIEKAKRVVPEGSLILNEPNDGSVFAYGANDVNVYERYVSGWGGETESEESKIIRRSLDVIASDPSVADAVRSLGAEYVLQLDQNGKHDGNHFLFSYEANDWFGIDRIDDSTPGFEIVLAEGDMRLYRIVLSEDA; translated from the coding sequence ATGTGGGATACGTTCTTTCTTTCCGTCGCGGTGGGCGTGCTGTTTCTGTACGCTCCCGGCTACCTGTGCCTGCGGGCGTTCAAGCTGCCGCACGCTGTGTCGGTTGCGTGCGCGCCGCTCGTCACAATCGTGGCGTACAGCCTTCTTCCCATCGCCTACGAGCGTTTCGGTATAGCGAGCTCATGGGAATCGGTGGTTTTGCCGGTGTTCGGGTGCTCCCTTCTGCTGTTCGCTTTGATCCGGGTGCTCGTTCGCCCGCAAGCGGCGGCTTTCGGGGCCGATCCAAACGGCGCGGGGGCGCGTTTCGAGAACACGTGCGTGCAGGATGCACGGTATCTTGCGCTGTATGCGGCACTCGGCATTGCCGTGACCTCGTGCGTGTTCATGGGAACGTTCGACGACGCAGCGTCGTTCGTGCAAGAGTTCGATAACGTCCATCATATCAATACGATCCGCGCGTTTTTGGACTCGGGCATCTGGTCTTCGATGTCGAGCACGCTCTATCCCGAAAACATCACCTCGTTTCAGCCCCCGTTTTCGGGATCGGCGTTCTACCCCTCGGCATGGCATTGCCTCGCAACGCTTCTCGTCGATGCGCTCGGCGTGCCCGTCGCGCTCGGTGCGAATGCGGTGAACTTCATGCTGTGCGCGATCGTGTTTCCCTGCTCCATGTTCGTGCTCATGAGAAAGCTGTTCGCTGCACGACGAGAAGTGCTTCTCTTCGGTGCGTTTACCTCGCTTGCGTTCATCGCGTTTCCCTGGAAGCTCCTCGCGTGGGGCCCCCTGCTTCCGAACCTCACCGCGTTCTCACTGCTTCCGGCGGTTCTGTTCTGCTTCGTATCGCTGTTTTCGATCGGTACTGACCGGCGGGCGCGCATCGCTTCGGGCTGTTTGTTTTTCACGGGGTCGATCGCGTTGGTGTTCTCGCAACCCAATGCGGTGTTCTCGGCAGGGGTGCTTTTGATTCCCTTCTGCATCGATCGGATACGTTCGGCATGCGAGGTGCGCGCGGATGGAAACCGTTCGCACGTGCTAAGATGCAAGGCTCTGTTCGTGGGTCTGTTCGTCATCGTCGTAGCTGCGGTATGGATCGGGCTGTTCAATGCGCCGTTCATGAGCGGGGTCGTATCCTATGTGTGGAAACCGCTTTCGGATGTGCCCCAGGCGCTCGCGCACGTGCTTCTCTATTCATCGAAGGAAACGGTCGCCCAAGCCGTTTTAGGTATGGTCGTCGCAGTCGGGTTCGTGCGCGTTCTGACGATCAAGGGGTATCGATGGATTGCGGCATCGTATGCGATCATGTGCTTTCTCTTCGTTGCGGCCGCATCGTTCGGGGGTTTGCCCAAGCAGCTGCTCACCGGATTCTGGTACACCGACGCGCTGCGCATCACGGCGGGCATGATCATGATTGGCGTGCCGTTGGCGAGCGTTGGTTTGCAGGTGGTCGCTGCCACCCTTATACGCGGCGCACAACGGGTGCGTAAAGGCGGTGCGCCGGGCAAGGCGCTTTCGGTCGGCATGTCGGTGTCGGTTGCGGTGGCGTTCGCTGCGGTGAACTACTACCCCGGCTATCTTCAGGAAGGAGAGCCAGGGCCCACGTCCGCCTTCAGCGCCTCGAATAATTTCCTCCATGTGGCCTACAGCCTCTCGGGCCCCAAGCTCTACGGCGTCGAAGAGATAGCGTTCATCGAGAAGGCAAAGCGCGTGGTGCCCGAAGGATCGCTCATCTTGAACGAGCCGAACGACGGATCGGTGTTCGCGTACGGTGCGAACGACGTGAATGTGTACGAACGCTACGTATCGGGATGGGGCGGCGAAACCGAATCCGAAGAGAGCAAGATCATTCGGCGCAGCCTCGATGTGATCGCTTCCGATCCGAGCGTGGCTGACGCGGTACGTTCGCTGGGAGCCGAGTACGTGCTGCAGCTCGATCAGAATGGGAAGCATGACGGGAACCATTTCCTGTTCTCGTACGAGGCCAACGATTGGTTCGGCATTGACCGTATCGACGACAGTACGCCCGGATTCGAGATCGTGCTTGCCGAGGGTGACATGCGACTGTACCGGATCGTTTTGTCCGAGGATGCATAG
- a CDS encoding sugar phosphate nucleotidyltransferase → MSTVVLLSGGSGTRLWPLSNEARSKQFLKVLRDDSGASQSMVQRVIAQIRKADPACDIVIATSASQVSSLYAQVDGDFGVAVEPSRRDTAPAIMLAGAYLHSEKHLADDEPIVVMPIDSYVDDGYFELIGMLDAAVRSGESDIVLLGVKPTHPAESYGYIVPDSKASGTGAGGAVAVRAFKEKPSSSDAARLIDEGALWNCGVFAFKLGYIRSIAARYTEATSYDEVAAEYGSFPKKSFDYEVVEQAESVSVIAYDGMWKDLGTWNTLTEEMRDPQAGRAIGSGNPNTHIVNELNIPLVALGIPDAVIVATPDGILVSDKKASAAMKPYVEQVAEGRAMCESRNWGEYRVLDHSVYNSGTKSLTKYLEIAAGRQISYQRHTLRDEIWTVVDGSGEVVVDGEVRAVARGDAVSISHGSLHGVRARTDLHIVEVQLGPMLTEDDIERFGFYWE, encoded by the coding sequence GTGAGCACCGTTGTCCTCTTGTCGGGCGGCTCGGGCACACGGCTGTGGCCCCTTTCCAACGAAGCGCGCTCGAAGCAGTTCCTCAAAGTGCTGCGCGACGACAGCGGGGCTTCCCAATCGATGGTGCAGCGCGTTATCGCGCAGATACGCAAGGCCGATCCCGCATGCGATATCGTCATAGCAACGAGCGCCTCGCAGGTATCGTCCCTATACGCGCAGGTTGACGGCGACTTCGGCGTTGCTGTAGAGCCGTCGCGCCGCGATACCGCTCCGGCCATTATGCTCGCAGGTGCGTACCTGCACTCTGAAAAGCACCTTGCCGACGACGAGCCGATTGTTGTGATGCCCATCGATTCGTACGTGGACGACGGCTATTTCGAGCTTATCGGGATGCTCGATGCGGCCGTACGCAGCGGCGAATCCGACATCGTGCTTCTTGGCGTGAAACCGACGCATCCCGCCGAATCGTACGGGTATATCGTGCCTGACAGCAAAGCTTCGGGCACGGGTGCCGGCGGTGCCGTTGCCGTGCGGGCATTCAAGGAGAAACCCTCCTCGAGCGATGCTGCGCGCCTTATCGACGAGGGCGCTCTTTGGAATTGCGGTGTTTTCGCTTTCAAATTAGGCTATATCCGCTCTATCGCGGCCCGGTACACCGAAGCAACTTCGTACGATGAAGTTGCTGCCGAATACGGATCGTTTCCCAAGAAGAGCTTCGACTACGAGGTGGTCGAGCAGGCGGAATCGGTGTCGGTGATCGCCTACGATGGCATGTGGAAGGATCTCGGCACGTGGAACACCCTTACCGAGGAGATGCGCGACCCTCAGGCGGGAAGGGCGATCGGAAGCGGCAACCCGAACACCCATATCGTCAACGAGCTCAACATACCGCTTGTGGCCCTCGGTATCCCGGATGCGGTCATTGTGGCGACGCCCGACGGAATCCTCGTGTCCGATAAAAAGGCAAGCGCGGCTATGAAGCCGTATGTCGAGCAGGTGGCCGAGGGGCGGGCTATGTGCGAATCCCGGAACTGGGGTGAATATCGCGTGCTCGACCACTCCGTGTACAACTCGGGAACCAAATCGCTCACCAAGTACTTGGAGATCGCCGCAGGGCGGCAGATTAGCTACCAACGCCATACGCTGCGCGACGAGATATGGACCGTGGTGGACGGGTCGGGCGAAGTGGTTGTGGACGGGGAGGTCCGTGCTGTTGCACGAGGCGACGCCGTCAGCATTTCCCACGGATCGCTTCACGGGGTAAGGGCTCGCACCGACCTGCATATCGTCGAAGTACAGCTCGGCCCTATGCTCACTGAGGACGATATCGAGCGGTTCGGGTTTTACTGGGAGTAG